Proteins encoded together in one Falco biarmicus isolate bFalBia1 chromosome 4, bFalBia1.pri, whole genome shotgun sequence window:
- the LOC130147625 gene encoding hepatocyte nuclear factor 3-gamma-like — protein sequence MGQGGPRADPCSPTAPRVLGGSGGRGGCSEGPSPRHLGATSNSSTSSGLIILFMRLKGPNPAKPGALPDKQPALRSSPFVKTQLANAIICTNYRAGPGGLPAAGGGAGTMGDTVPRGRRPPGASFTIESLLAERGDGAPHSPEPPGRSPPAAPRPPPEPGDKPSQSYIALISTAILSSPEKKLLLSDIYQWIMDNYPYFKNKEKSWRNSVRHNLSLNECFVKAGRSDNGKGHFWAIHPANLEDFAKGDYHRRRAPAARPAG from the exons atggggcagggggggcccAGGGCAGACCCCTgctcccccacagccccccgcgTactggggggcagcgggggccgAGGTGGGTGCAGCGAGGGCCCGTCCCCACGGCACCTCGGTGCCACTTCGAATTCCTCCACCTCCAGCGGATTAATCATTTTATTTATGAGGCTTAAAGGTCCAAATCCCGCTAAACCCGGGGCTTTGCCAGATAAACAGCCTGCTTTGCGAAGCAGCCCGTTTGTGAAAACACAATTAGCAAACGCTATAATCTGCACTAATTACCGGGCCGGGCCAGGAggtctccctgcagctggcggcggcgcggggacCATGGGGGACACGGTGCCCAGGGGACGGCGCCCGCCCGGGGCCTCCTTCACCATCGAGTCCCTGCTGGCGGAGCGGGGTGACGGGGCGCCCCACAGCCCCGAGCCCCCTGGCCggagccccccggccgccccccggcccccgccggaGCCCGGGGACAAGCCATCGCAGTCCTACATCGCCCTCATCTCCACCGCCATCCTCTCCTCCCCGGAGAagaagctgctgctctctgacaTCTACCAGTGGATCATGGACAACTACCCCTACTTCAAGAACAAG GAGAAGAGCTGGCGCAACAGCGTCCGCCACAACCTCTCCCTTAACGAGTGCTTCGTCAAGGCCGGCCGCAGCGACAACGGTAAAGGCCACTTCTGGGCCATCCACCCCGCCAACCTGGAGGACTTCGCCAAAGGGGACTACCATCGCCGGCGGGCCCCGGCGGCGCGCCCAGCAG GGTGA